The following proteins are co-located in the Syntrophales bacterium genome:
- a CDS encoding TAXI family TRAP transporter solute-binding subunit codes for MKKKAFIFTCACFVVLGVCLSSALAQQKTNVQYCAYSVGSTQYIWTAAHANLINKYSKTLQATPAFCGAETAVVKLLGQGKIEFGEVANLELEFAKRGEWGYSQSKEAAKESVKKIRAVFAQPYGSMQMITLADSGIKTYKDLKGKRVSLGSAAHTAHPILKTALAVEGLELKDYHPVYFSGGSGQGPDGCADRTLDAYYTNNPSRQPSSMNLATLNKIRLIGFSSPVKSKEFFDLIDKKYGKDLLRPITLQPGLYGKNQVNTEPVDCIAFDLVIATRADMSDDAVYEFTKQLFEHLPEFYETAGPDSKLITLQGAMKNVGFPFHPGALRYYKEKGLIK; via the coding sequence ATGAAAAAGAAGGCATTTATTTTCACTTGCGCGTGTTTCGTGGTTTTGGGGGTATGCTTGAGCAGCGCCTTGGCCCAGCAAAAGACCAATGTTCAGTATTGCGCTTATTCCGTTGGTTCGACCCAGTATATCTGGACGGCCGCCCATGCAAATTTGATCAACAAATACTCCAAAACGCTTCAGGCAACCCCGGCGTTTTGCGGCGCGGAGACGGCGGTGGTCAAGCTTCTCGGCCAGGGGAAGATAGAATTCGGGGAAGTCGCTAACCTGGAATTGGAGTTTGCGAAACGAGGGGAGTGGGGATATTCGCAAAGCAAGGAAGCCGCAAAGGAATCCGTAAAAAAGATCCGGGCGGTTTTTGCCCAGCCGTACGGTTCGATGCAGATGATTACGCTGGCTGATTCCGGGATCAAAACCTATAAAGACCTCAAGGGCAAGAGGGTTTCGCTGGGGTCGGCCGCGCACACTGCGCATCCGATTCTGAAGACGGCCCTTGCCGTAGAAGGATTGGAACTGAAGGATTACCATCCCGTTTATTTCTCCGGCGGGTCCGGTCAAGGGCCGGATGGATGTGCGGACAGGACCTTAGATGCTTATTATACCAACAATCCCTCCAGACAGCCATCCTCAATGAATCTGGCCACCCTCAATAAGATCAGGCTGATAGGTTTTTCGTCCCCTGTTAAATCGAAGGAATTCTTTGACCTGATCGACAAAAAATATGGGAAGGACCTGCTGAGACCTATCACCCTTCAGCCGGGGCTGTATGGCAAGAATCAGGTCAATACGGAGCCTGTAGATTGCATCGCTTTCGACCTGGTCATTGCGACGCGGGCCGATATGAGCGATGACGCTGTGTATGAATTTACAAAGCAGCTTTTCGAGCATCTCCCGGAGTTTTACGAAACGGCCGGGCCCGATTCCAAATTGATCACGTTGCAAGGGGCGATGAAGAATGTCGGTTTCCCGTTTCATCCGGGTGCCCTGAGATATTACAAAGAAAAGGGATTGATAAAATAG